The DNA segment CTGCATACTGGCCACTACATGCTGTTGCATGGAACTTGCTGGGgctatttaaaaagataaagagacagaaatgttttgatctgtgtttaatgttgtttgcacagctttttttccactttccacAAGGGCTAAAAAGTGTAGTCACTGCATTTATAACAACTGCTGTGCCCGGATCTCTAAttctcatacatttttttagttatttttacagaatttgaagttgctttttatttttgaagaacCCATAATTTCACTGTACCCTCTCCTCACCTGAAAGCAAATTTACAGTCTTCACCTTTCGGCTGAACTCACTTCCTTTAGTTCTTTTAATTATATGGTAGATATATGTATATTGTTGTAGAGCACTATGTTTACATTTGCTCtgatatttcttcttttaactCTGCATATACAGTAAAACAATTAAACTAATTAAACCCATTCATTTGTATCTTTATCTCTCTGCAGGAACTGTGAGCGCTATGGGGACAGTGACCTTTGAAAACCCAGATATTTGTGCTTTAAAGGGAACATCGGTGGAGTTCAGGTGCTCGTACAGCTACCCAGATGATGAAACAGTTCAAAAGGCTGCATGGTTCAAAGGGCAATCCCAATATGGCATTTGGAAACGTGTCAAGCTCTCAGAACTTCCTTCATATGAAAATCGGACTGAATATGTTGGGGACAAACAGCACGACTGCAGCCTGGCAATTCATGATCTGCAGGATGGCGACACTGGACATTACTACTTCAGATTTGATACAGAGAATTTTGGATGGCGGAGTAAAACATCAGTACACCTGACTGTCACAGGTTAAATTATTCTACATTGAGTGTTTCTAttcaattttaatgttttggggtttgCCTAATATCATGCACTGTGTCTCTTTATTGGTGTCCAGAGCCGAATGCCACAGTGTACGCAGACACAGTGAGGGCAAGAGACAAAGTGACTCTTGAATGTAGAACATCCTGCCAACTTTCCAACATAGTTTGGTTTAAAGATGGACGTCCAGTAGCCCAACCAGAGTTTGAGGCTAAAGCAGAGGATTCTGGGAAGTATGTGTGTGCTTTCGAAGGACATGAGTCTGCGCTATCTGACCCCGTGTTTCTGGATGTTCAGTGTAAGTATCTTTTTTATAACGCTGTTGAATGAGAAACTGGTATTTAACTTTGCGATACATGTACTTAAAGGAGTAGTTCAGTATTTTGGTAAAATATCTAATACAGCTCATCAGTGGTGGACTGTCTGAGTGGCAGGGccagaaaaataacatatataacatataagTGCACCATCATGCAGAAAGTTTTCTGGCATGTAGGGCACCCTCTTTATGTGTTAATACTGGAAGCAACGCAAAGTCAATGCAAAAACGTTGGATGCAACATGATGGACGATGGAAGCGCTGTGATAGAGTGAGAATTTCGTGTGAGGCTGTGTTGCGATAGAGATTCTCCTGTTGTTACTGAGATCCAGAAATGAAGGATAAACTATGTTGCTGTCTGTGGAAACACGGAGCTACACTCAGCATCTGCAGGCCACCATATAGAGAGAGCATAAATAAGGACTTGAAGGGCTTAGATCAGCGAGCAAGGCTATAAAGTACATGGTAAGCTTTGAAAATATACACCTTGTCTTGTGTAAGCtatttttgttgagttgcttctcagcaaaatgctctgagtaatttaagttgttttttttatttttgaaagtaCACAACGGAGGGTGTGTAATGTGCAAGATGCAAGAGTGTGCATTTTGGTTCAGTCTGCGTCAGCACTTCAATGCAAACCACATTAGGTGTTAGCTGCCTCTCCTTGCGAATTTTCACAAGttgaaaaatgcttcaaaaacacTCCAGTAACTGTATACGCGTGAGTAACGCAACACGAAAAGTTTTATCACCTTTGGTGTGAACATGGCATTATAGCACTgtagtttctttattttaaagactAACCAAAACTCCACatcttgatatttttacttattgtgtcataaaaatgcacatagATACTACTTTGGTGACCAACCCTCTCCCCTCAGGCAGCACAAAGGAGTGACTTAGCCCTGCTCATTTTGATACCTGTTTTCAAGTTCTCCATTTGTAATaagctacagagaccaaaaacaggctgtaaacatgtttatttctgccatAAAGTTGATGATTTTAACAGTCACACATAAAGTCCGGCCCATTGTCATTACAAACTAATGAAATAACACAgctttgtcagtgtgtttggcATGCAAAACAAGCAACAGACTGTCATGGGGGAGTCTGGTGCTCCCTATCcaaatatgatttttgttttctacaccttaccttACACCTAGCC comes from the Plectropomus leopardus isolate mb unplaced genomic scaffold, YSFRI_Pleo_2.0 unplaced_scaffold5063, whole genome shotgun sequence genome and includes:
- the LOC121939562 gene encoding B-cell receptor CD22-like, with the protein product MITVLALLILKAGTVSAMGTVTFENPDICALKGTSVEFRCSYSYPDDETVQKAAWFKGQSQYGIWKRVKLSELPSYENRTEYVGDKQHDCSLAIHDLQDGDTGHYYFRFDTENFGWRSKTSVHLTVTEPNATVYADTVRARDKVTLECRTSCQLSNIVWFKDGRPVAQPEFEAKAEDSGKYVCAFEGHESALSDPVFLDVQYPPMNVSIEVTYLDEPTVGRSVIMTCQNTANPAADNYTWYRASASSLSSMSQVDSGQMVLNRSVNAADTELYICQARNKLGESNSTEVLLIPLSEEGTVDNTDRAQG